From one Lycium ferocissimum isolate CSIRO_LF1 chromosome 7, AGI_CSIRO_Lferr_CH_V1, whole genome shotgun sequence genomic stretch:
- the LOC132063984 gene encoding lysophospholipid acyltransferase LPEAT2 isoform X1 translates to MSDQSVSAPLLQHAPEPHVILTVDDDCEVHQQLPNGDIHISDVDDNNNPYVFLGAGWFDMPGSSSTTLTVDPFRNNTPRVEGLYEWLKIVVCVPIALVRLLLFGLSLCVGYVATKTALYGWKDRHNPMPKWRSRLMAVTRLATRTILFSFGYHWIRRKGKPAPREIAPVVVSNHVSYIDPIFFFYELFPTIVASESHDSMPFVGTIIRAMQVIYVNRFSPTSRKHAVDEIKRKASCDQFPRVLLFPEGTTTNGRAIISFQLGAFIPGYPIQPVIVRYPHVHFDQSWGNVSLAMLMFRMFTQFHNFMEVEYLPVISPHENRKENAVRFAQRTGNAIASALNVVQTSHSYGDVLLLGKALEANQENPSLYMVEMAALEAEFHLSTLEALDFLDVFLSMNPDSRGQVEIHDFLKVLRLKPCTLSEKIFGFIDVEKNGKITFKQFLVGSAHILKQPLFHQACESAFTSCDVDGKNYILEQEFGSSLMLLIPGLSNNEIRGIFTLFDADRDGKISKDDFIACLRRYPLLIALFSPCVLQQSCP, encoded by the exons ATGTCGGACCAGAGTGTATCCGCTCCTCTGTTACAGCACGCGCCTGAGCCTCACGTGATCCTGACCGTCGACGACGATTGTGAGGTCCATCAACAATTACCAAACGGAGATATCCATATTTCTGATGTGGATGATAATAACAACCCATATGTGTTTCTTGGAGCGGGTTGGTTCGATATGCCTGGATCCAGCAGTACTACTCTTACTGTTGACCCTTTTAGGAATAATACGCCTAGAGTTGAAGGGTTATATGAATGGTTGAAGATTGTCGTGTGTGTCCCTATTGCTTTGGTCAGGTTGTTGCTTTTTGGATTGTCTTTGTGTGTTGGTTATGTTGCTACTAAGACTGCTTTGTATGGTTGGAAAGACAGACATAATCCTATGCCTAAATGGAGATCAAGATTGATGGCTGTTACTCGCCTTGCCACACGCACTATCCTCTTCTCTTTCGG GTACCATTGGATAAGACGAAAAGGAAAACCCGCACCAAGGGAGATAGCTCCCGTTGTTGTATCTAATCATGTATCATACATAGACCCTATCTTCTTTTTCTATGAGTTGTTTCCTACCATTGTTGCTTCTGAGTCCCATGATTCCATGCCTTTCGTCGGGACCATCATTAGAGCTATGCAG GTGATATATGTTAATAGATTTTCTCCCACTTCAAGGAAGCATGCTGTTGATGAAATAAAG AGAAAGGCTTCTTGCGATCAATTTCCCCGAGTGCTTTTATTTCCTGAAGGGACTACAACCAATGGAAGAGCGATTATTTCATTTCAACTTGGTGCATTTATCCCAGGATATCCTATCCAGCCTGTTATTGTGCGCTATCCCCACGTACACTTTGATCAATCATG GGGGAATGTTTCCCTAGCAATGCTGATGTTTAGAATGTTCACACAGTTCCACAATTTCATGGAG GTTGAGTACCTTCCTGTTATATCACCTCATGAGAATCGGAAAGAAAATGCTGTACGGTTTGCTCAAAGG ACTGGAAATGCTATTGCAAGTGCGCTTAATGTTGTACAAACATCTCATTCTTATGGCGATGTACTGCTTCTTGGTAAAGCATTGGAGGCCAATCAG GAAAATCCCTCGCTCTATATGGTTGAGATGGCAGCTCTCGAAGCG GAATTTCATTTGAGCACTTTGGAGGCTTTAGATTTTCTGGATGTTTTCCTTTCAATGAACCCAGACTCCAG GGGACAGGTCGAGATTCATGACTTCCTCAAGGTTTTAAGACTGAAACCGTGTACTCTTTCTGAAAAA ATATTTGGCTTCATTGACGTGGagaaaaatggtaaaataaCATTCAAGCAG TTTTTGGTTGGGTCAGCTCATATCTTGAAGCAGCCATTATTTCATCAAGCCTGTGAATCAGCCTTTACTTCATGTGATGTTGATGGGAAGAACTACATTCTGGAGCAAGAG TTTGGGAGTTCTCTTATGCTATTGATTCCTGGCTTGAGTAACAATGAG ATACGTGGAATCTTCACCTTATTTGATGCAGATCGCGATGGGAAGATCAGCAAGGACGATTTTATCGCCTGTTTAAGAAGATATCCTTTGTTGATTGCGCTTTTCTCACCATGTGTATTGCAACAAAGTTGCCCATAG
- the LOC132063984 gene encoding lysophospholipid acyltransferase LPEAT2 isoform X2: MPFVGTIIRAMQVIYVNRFSPTSRKHAVDEIKRKASCDQFPRVLLFPEGTTTNGRAIISFQLGAFIPGYPIQPVIVRYPHVHFDQSWGNVSLAMLMFRMFTQFHNFMEVEYLPVISPHENRKENAVRFAQRTGNAIASALNVVQTSHSYGDVLLLGKALEANQENPSLYMVEMAALEAEFHLSTLEALDFLDVFLSMNPDSRGQVEIHDFLKVLRLKPCTLSEKIFGFIDVEKNGKITFKQFLVGSAHILKQPLFHQACESAFTSCDVDGKNYILEQEFGSSLMLLIPGLSNNEIRGIFTLFDADRDGKISKDDFIACLRRYPLLIALFSPCVLQQSCP; encoded by the exons ATGCCTTTCGTCGGGACCATCATTAGAGCTATGCAG GTGATATATGTTAATAGATTTTCTCCCACTTCAAGGAAGCATGCTGTTGATGAAATAAAG AGAAAGGCTTCTTGCGATCAATTTCCCCGAGTGCTTTTATTTCCTGAAGGGACTACAACCAATGGAAGAGCGATTATTTCATTTCAACTTGGTGCATTTATCCCAGGATATCCTATCCAGCCTGTTATTGTGCGCTATCCCCACGTACACTTTGATCAATCATG GGGGAATGTTTCCCTAGCAATGCTGATGTTTAGAATGTTCACACAGTTCCACAATTTCATGGAG GTTGAGTACCTTCCTGTTATATCACCTCATGAGAATCGGAAAGAAAATGCTGTACGGTTTGCTCAAAGG ACTGGAAATGCTATTGCAAGTGCGCTTAATGTTGTACAAACATCTCATTCTTATGGCGATGTACTGCTTCTTGGTAAAGCATTGGAGGCCAATCAG GAAAATCCCTCGCTCTATATGGTTGAGATGGCAGCTCTCGAAGCG GAATTTCATTTGAGCACTTTGGAGGCTTTAGATTTTCTGGATGTTTTCCTTTCAATGAACCCAGACTCCAG GGGACAGGTCGAGATTCATGACTTCCTCAAGGTTTTAAGACTGAAACCGTGTACTCTTTCTGAAAAA ATATTTGGCTTCATTGACGTGGagaaaaatggtaaaataaCATTCAAGCAG TTTTTGGTTGGGTCAGCTCATATCTTGAAGCAGCCATTATTTCATCAAGCCTGTGAATCAGCCTTTACTTCATGTGATGTTGATGGGAAGAACTACATTCTGGAGCAAGAG TTTGGGAGTTCTCTTATGCTATTGATTCCTGGCTTGAGTAACAATGAG ATACGTGGAATCTTCACCTTATTTGATGCAGATCGCGATGGGAAGATCAGCAAGGACGATTTTATCGCCTGTTTAAGAAGATATCCTTTGTTGATTGCGCTTTTCTCACCATGTGTATTGCAACAAAGTTGCCCATAG